TCCACCAGGCTGGCATCCGCAGGGTTCAATGCCTGCGGGTCAATCTTCAGACTCACCAGCGTACCGTCGCAGCGAACCACCACCTTGACCGCGCCACCCCCGCTGGTCGCTTCCACGGTCCGCTGCGTCAACTGATTCTGCACCTGCTCGATCTGCTGCTGCAGGCGTGCCGCCTGCTTGATCATTTTACCCAGGCTCGACATGGACGTGCTCCTTTCTCCGAGGCGGCCGGCGGCCGAGGGGCTCAGCCCCGTCCCGACCTGCTCCGCTCA
Above is a genomic segment from Limisphaera ngatamarikiensis containing:
- a CDS encoding YbaB/EbfC family nucleoid-associated protein, with translation MSSLGKMIKQAARLQQQIEQVQNQLTQRTVEATSGGGAVKVVVRCDGTLVSLKIDPQALNPADASLVEDMILSAVNQALNRAKEIANAEMARVTAGFQLPGLM